The stretch of DNA TTATCTTGGTCGGTTTTTAAGATTTGTTCTCCTCTTCCTTCACTTCCCATAACAACTAAACATGATTTTCCTATGAGTTCTTCTGGTGCTAACATAATGTATAATTTATCTAATAATTTTTTATTTAATTGATTAATTAGTTTAGAAATAAATTCGATTTTTACACCTTTTGCATTTAATGATTTGATTATTTTGATAAATGAAAGAGATGCTTCTTTTAATTCTTCAAGGGTTTCTGCTTTTACAATTTGATTTGATACTGAAAAAGTATTTGTTGCAAAAAATGATGATAATGAAATTTGGTCTAATATTCCTACAATTTCTTTTTTATCATTTTGAACAACAACTCTTTTTAATCCATGTTTTGCCATAGTTAATTGAGCGTTAAATAAAAAATCATCTTCATTTACATAAATTAAACCTTTTGATGCTATTTTTATAACTTTATCATCGAAATCCATCCTATTTAAAATTACTTTTTGCCTAAAATCAGAATCAGTTACAATATACATTTCTCCTTTTTCGTCTTTTAATAAAAGAGTAGGAACTTTTTCTTTTTTTATAATTGAGGCTGCTTCAAATATTGTTTTTTCTGTATCAATAATAACAGCTTTATGAATTTTTGCATCTTTTATTTTTGCAATCATAATATTAGCCATCTCTTTATTATTTTCATAATTGATGTTGTTGCTTATTTTTTCTGATATAGATTGAAAGAAATAATTCTTTAATGTAGAGTTTTCATGTAGAGTTTTTATGAAAATTTCTCTTGGTAATATGTAACAAATAGTTTCTTCTGCTGTTACAAAACTATTTTTAGAATAATTTTCAATTAATGAAATTGAATCAAAGATTTCATTTTTTGAATATAAACTTAGTACTTCATCTTCTTGTTTTTCTTGTATTAATCCTTTTAATACAAAATACAAATGAGTAGGTTCACTATTTTGTTTTTGTACTATTACATTTTCTTTAAAATAAACAATATCAATATTTTCAACAAACAAAGCTAGTTGGTTTATAGTAAGACTTCCAAATGGGTGAATCGATGATATGAAAGATTCTTGTTCTAGTATACTCATAGGTTCTCTTTTTTAATGATTTAATGAATATATGTTAGCTAAAAATGAATAAGGAAATTATTACCTTGTATAAAAAATAATAAGAAAAAATTGAAGATTTACTATATGTATCAAAGGAATTTTTCCTTTGATACTATATATTTAGTGAGAAATAGCTCCAGCTGCGCCAATACCAGTATTAGCTCTAACATTTTGACCTCTAAATAATTCTTTTTCTTTTTTAGCTCTTTCTGAATTATCAAGTTTTGAGAAGAACCAAATAGAAACAAATGCAATTGTTACAGAAAATAGTGCAGGGTGAGCATAAGGAAAAATTGCTTTTTCATTTTTCAATATTTCAACCCAAACATTTGGTCCTAAAATTACAAGGGCAACTGCTGAAAATAATCCCATGAAACCTCCAATAAATGCACCTCTTGTTGTTAATCCATTCCAATAAATAGAAAGAAATAAAATAGGGAAATTAGCACTAGCCGCAATTCCAAATGCAAGACCAACCATATAAGCAATATTTTGTGATTCAAAAGCAATACCTAAAACAACTCCAATAATACCAATAATAATTACAGTAATTTTAGAAATTTTAACAACTTTTTCATCACTTGCTTCTGGATTAATTACATTTGCATAAATATCATGAGATATTGCAGATGCCCCTGCAAGTGTTAATCCAGAAACAACAGCTAAAATAGTAGCAAATGCAACAGCTGAAATAAATCCTAAAAATGCATTTCCACCTAACATATGTGATAAATGAACAGAAGCCATATTACTTCCACCAAATAGTTTTCCATCTACAAAATATTGTGCACCATCAGCAGAATTTAAAAATGCAATTGCACCAAATCCAACAATAGTGATAATTACCCAAAAATATGCTACAAAACCAGTAGCATAAACAACAGATTTTCTAGCTTCTTTTGCATTACCAACTGTAAAGAATCTCATTAATACATGAGGTAATCCAGCAGTTCCCAGCATTAAAGCCATACCTAATGAAATAGCAGAAATAGGGTCTGTAATAAATC from Arcobacter suis CECT 7833 encodes:
- a CDS encoding putative nucleotidyltransferase substrate binding domain-containing protein — protein: MSILEQESFISSIHPFGSLTINQLALFVENIDIVYFKENVIVQKQNSEPTHLYFVLKGLIQEKQEDEVLSLYSKNEIFDSISLIENYSKNSFVTAEETICYILPREIFIKTLHENSTLKNYFFQSISEKISNNINYENNKEMANIMIAKIKDAKIHKAVIIDTEKTIFEAASIIKKEKVPTLLLKDEKGEMYIVTDSDFRQKVILNRMDFDDKVIKIASKGLIYVNEDDFLFNAQLTMAKHGLKRVVVQNDKKEIVGILDQISLSSFFATNTFSVSNQIVKAETLEELKEASLSFIKIIKSLNAKGVKIEFISKLINQLNKKLLDKLYIMLAPEELIGKSCLVVMGSEGRGEQILKTDQDNALILENDCTISDEKLQEFATKFTETLVDFGFPRCEGNIMVSNPYWCRRESDFKNLIFEWIMQPSPENFMNIAIFYDAVSVSGDRALVLRLKEYLFKIADNSQQFNSHFAKIISSFDVPLGFLDGFVFSNKDNNHKNELNIKKGGIFIIVQGIRSLSLEHKLYNTSTAKRIKRLNEIGIIEKELANEITMAFNFLTTINLKSNLEKLDKQEKIDNYINPNNLNTMEKDLLKESFKIVNKLKKKLEFHFKLNYV
- a CDS encoding cation acetate symporter; amino-acid sequence: MLKILTLISIITLGAFAAGDATFEASKRELNIPAIIMFFVFIAGTLGVTYWAAKKTKSASDFYTAGGGITGFQNGLAIAGDYMSAAAFLGVSGLIYMKGYDGVIYAVSFLVGWPVILFFMAEKLRNLGKFTFADIAAYRLGQKEIRTLAAFGSISVVILYLIAQMVGAGKLIQVLFGMDYEYAVIMVGALMIIYVTFGGMLATTWVQIIKACLLLSGVSFMAVMVLYNFDFNFESLLVKAVENHKSSEAILSPGGFITDPISAISLGMALMLGTAGLPHVLMRFFTVGNAKEARKSVVYATGFVAYFWVIITIVGFGAIAFLNSADGAQYFVDGKLFGGSNMASVHLSHMLGGNAFLGFISAVAFATILAVVSGLTLAGASAISHDIYANVINPEASDEKVVKISKITVIIIGIIGVVLGIAFESQNIAYMVGLAFGIAASANFPILFLSIYWNGLTTRGAFIGGFMGLFSAVALVILGPNVWVEILKNEKAIFPYAHPALFSVTIAFVSIWFFSKLDNSERAKKEKELFRGQNVRANTGIGAAGAISH